The genomic segment GCAGACGCACGATCGAGCGCGCCAGCGAGAGCGCACTCCGGGTCGTGACCGCGAGACTGATGGCGTCGCCGGCGAGCGCGGTGTGGCCGGCCGTGTAGAGCAGGTAGACGATGGCGAGCACGTCGTCGGTGCGAGCAGCGAGTTCCGCGGCATCCGGCTGTTCCAAGCGGATGCCCGACGACTGGATGCGCTTCTTCGCCCGCGTGAGCCGGGCCGCCATGGTGGCCGGCTTCACCAGGAAGAGCTCCGCGATCTCTTCGGTCGGCACACCGCAGACCGCACGCAGGGCGATGGCGAGGCGCGCCTCCTCGGCGAGCTCCGGGTGGCAGGCCATGAAGAGCAGCTGCAACCGGTCGTCGTCGATCGAGACGGAGAACGGATCGGCACCCACCTGCTCGGCAGCAGCGGCCTCGCGGTCGGCGGCCTCGGCGGCCAGGCGCCCGTAGTTGCGCACGAAGCCGGCCTCGCGCCGCATCCAGTCGACGGCGACATGTTTCGCGGTGGTGGTGATCCAGGAGGCCGGATTGCGCAGCCCCACTTGGGCACTCGCCCGCACGAACGCCTCCTGCACGGCGTCTTCCGCCATCTGGAGGTCACCGGTGAACCGGAGCACACTTCCCAGGATGCGAGGCCATTCCTCGCGGAAGGTGTGCTCCAGTTCGGTGGGGCTGCGCGGCATCCGTCGACCGTCAGCCCGCGTTGGCCTGCCCGTTGGTGTCCATCACCGGAAAGAGCTCGACCCAACCACCGGTGGGCACGAGGGCGGCGAGTTCACGGGCTTGCGCTTCGTTCTCGACGCAGATCTTGTAGAACCCGGAGACGACCTCTTTGGTCTCGGTGAACGGGCCGTCGGTGTAGACCGCCGGGCTGCCGTCGTGCGCCGGGGTGATGCGCACGGCCTTGTCGCTGGATTCCAGCGCGTCGCCCCCGAGCACCTGCGCACCGGCCGCCGCCACGGCCTGCATGAAGGCGCCGTGCTGTTGCATGGCGGCCGCCCAGTCCTCTTCGGTGGCTGCAGACGAGTCCCACTCGGGTTCGCGGATGAGGATGATGTATTCCTGAGTCATGATGCCTTCTCCTTCTGTTGCGTCAGAATGTGTCAAGCGACATCCATACGACGAACGCTAGCCGCCGCAATCGACAGCCGAGAAGAAATCTTTTCGGGAATTACTCTTCCGTGATGTCGATCTCTCGCATCAGGTCGGCTTCGATCGACTCCTGCAACTTGTGCAGGAGTCCGTCGGGAACCGGGGAGTCGACGGTGAGCACGCTGAGCGCCTGGCCGCCGGCTTCGTGGCGGGCGATCTGCATGCCCGCGATGTTGACGGATGCCTCGCCGAACTCCTTGCCGTAGACCGCGACGATCCCGGGCCGATCGGTGTACAGCATCACGATCAGGTGCTTCGCGAACGGCACCTCGACGTCGTAGCCGTTGATCTCGACGATCTTCTCGATCTGCTTCGTGCCCGTGAGGGTGCCGGAGACCGAGATCTGCGACCCGTCGCTCAGGGCGCCGGACAGCGTGATGACGTTGCGGTACTCCTCAGAGACGGGCTCGGTGATGAGGCGCACGGTGACGCCGCGCTGCTCGGCGAGGAGCGGGGCGTTGACGTAGGAGACCGTCTCGCTCACCACGTTGGTGAAGACGCCCTTCAGCGCAGCGAGCTTCAACACGGCGACGTCGTAGTCGGCCAGCTCACCCTTGACGACCACGTCGATGCTCGTCAGCGGGCTGTCGGCGAGACCGGAGAACACCTGACCGAGCTTCTCGACCAGCGGGATGCCGGGGCGCACGTACGGGTCGATGACTCCACCGGCCACGTTGACCGCATCCGGAACCAGCTCGCCCGAGAGCGCCAGCCGCACCGACTTGGCCACCGAGACGCCCGCCTTCTCCTGCGCCTCGTCGGTCGAGGCACCGAGGTGCGGTGTGACGATCACGTTCGGGAGCGCCAAGAGCGGCGATTCCTTCGGGGGCTCGGAGACGAACACGTCGAGGCCGGCGCCCGCGATCACGTTCGCGCTGAGGGCACGGTAAAGCGCATCCTCGTCGATGAGGCCGCCGCGGGCGACGTTCACGATGAATGCGGTGGGCTTCATCTTCGCGAGCTGCTCGTCGGCGATCATCCCGGTGGTCTCGGGGGTCTTCGGCATGTGGATGGTGATGAAGTCGCTCTGCTCGAGCAGTTCGTCGAGCGTCACCAGGGTGACGCCGAGCTGCTGCGCCCGGGCGCTCGTGACATAGGGGTCGTAGGCGATCACGTTCACGCCGAATGCCTGCAGGCGCGCGGTGATGAGCGCACCGATGCGGCCGAGCCCGATGATGCCGACCGTCTTCTCGTAGAGCTCGACACCGGTGTAGGCCGAGCGCTTCCACTGCCCCTGCGCGAGCGCTGCGTGGGCGGCGGGGATGTGCCGTGCCAGGCTCAGGATGTGACCGACCGTCAGCTCGGCGGCCGAGATGATGTTGGAGGTGGGCGCGTTGACCACCATGACTCCCGCAGTGGTGGCCGCCTTGATGTCGACGTTGTCGAGCCCCACGCCTGCACGCGCGATGACCTGCAGCTTGGGGGCGGCCGCGATGGCCTCGGCGTCGACCTTCGTGGCAGAGCGCACGAGCACCGCGTTCGCCTCGGCGAGCGCCGCCAGCAGAGCGGGGCGGTCGGTGCCGTCGACGTTGCGCACGTCGAAGTCGGGCCCGAGGGCGTCGACGGTGGCGGGGGACAGTTCTTCGGCGATCAGCACGACCGGCTTCGACACGGATCGGGTCCTTCGGTTGGTCTGGTGGGAGCCTCTCCAGCGTAGTGCAGGCAGAATGAGGCCATGGACTCTGTGACGTTCGACGTCGTCCTGACGGTGCTGCGCATCCTCATCGCCGTCGCGTTCATCGCGATGGGCGTGAATCACTTCGTGCCGCGCTCGGCGCGCACCATGGCGGCGATGATTCCGCCGTGGCTGCGGCCCGACGGACGGGTGACGCCGCTGACGCTGGTGTATGTCACCGGGGTGTGCGAGATCGCGGGCGGGCTGGGGCTGCTGTTCTCGCCGACGCGGATGATCGCGGGGGTCGCGCTCGTGGTCTTTCTGGCTTGCGTGTTCCCCGCCAACGCCTATGCGGCAAGGCACCGGGAGCGTTTCGGCGCGCTGGCCGTGCCATTCGTGCCACGGCTGATCGGGCAGATCGTGCTGGCGGCGCTGGTGCTGCTGGTGGCCTTCTTCTGATCGGTGCGAGCGGCCGAGCGGTCGAGCGGCGGCTCAGGCGGCGGAGGCGATGACCAGGATGTCGAGCGAAACCACCGAGACCACCGCGAATCCCACCGCGAACACCACGGCGCGCGCGCCGTTCGAGAGGGTGCGACCGACGACAAGCGCGATCGCGTAGACCAGGATCGGCACCACGGCGTACACGATCACGAGCGTCCAGATCTCGGCCGAGACCGCGACGCCGAAGCTCGAGAAGGTGGTGACCACGCCGACCAGGTTCGCGATGCCTCCCCACAGGTGGTAGGCGTAGAGGAACGCGAAGACGACCGCCACGGCCCAGCCGGCCCGGCCGAAGGTGCGGAATCCGCGCTTGGCGGGCTTGGCCGGTGTGGGCGGGTTGGGCGGCGTGCTTCCGGAGGCGACGGATGCGGTTGCGTCGGTCATCTCACACCCCCATCAAGAAGGGCCAGGGCACGAGCACGAGAACACCGATCACGAGCCACAGGTAGCGGAAACGGATGTCTTTGGACTGCGTCAGCAACAGCGTCGCCACGAACCAGAGCGGTGTGGCGGCCACGGCGAGGGACTGCGTGATGCGGTAGCTCACCACGGAGAAATCGACCGTGAGCGGCGTCTGATAGCGCGAGAAGCTCACGATCCAGCCGATCGTGTAGAGCAGGTAGACGCCGCCGAGGATGCCCAAGCCGATCAGTGCGGCCGAGCTCAGCTGCTTCGACGCGGCTTCGGCTTCGGCGAGTTCCTTGTCGACGGCGCGGTCTTCGGCCTCTTCCGCTTCGTCGAGCACGGTGCGTCGCGCGGGTGCCGCGGCGACGGCGGCGGATGCGACGGCGGGTGCGGCGGGACGGGAAGACGCGGCGACGGGTGTGGCGGGCGCGGTGTCGGGCGCAGCGGGGAGCACTTCAGCCGCGGAGGATGCGGCGACGGTGCCTTCGGGCCCGGACGCGGCGGTCGGCGCGGGAGCGGTGGTCCCAGCGGCGGCGGCAGGCGTCGAGGGTGCGACGACCTCGTCGTCGAGCTCGTCGTCGTCAGCGATCGGCGACCTGACGGGCGCGAGGGTCGGATCGTCGTCGCCCGCCCAGGCGAGCGCGTCGTCGTCCCGGCGGTCACTCATGCCATCACCCTATCGCGCAGCCTTCGTGTGCAGCCGCGCCCGGGCACGGGTCGTGGTTCTGCGGCCCGCTCCCCGCCGGGATGCGCTGGTCGCCTTTTCGGGAGGACGTGCGGACGACGACGCCCTCCTGAGCGCCTCGTGTCACGCAGCTCCTCCCGAAGCAGCCCCGTGTGCAGCCGGCCGCACGGGTGACGGATGCGCGGGTCAGGTCGGGGTGACCCAGACATCATCGGGAGTGACGCATGCGCGAGCTGCTCCCCCGCCCGGGGTCGATCGACGGCGTGGTGTGCGCGAGCGACGCTCTCGCGCTCGGGCGCTGATCGCATCCGGGGGCCGCATTCCCGTGATCGGCTACGACAACTCACCCGTCGCCGCGACCCTCGGCATCTCCAGCGTCGAGCAGCCTCTCGACGCTGGTCGCGAGCGGCGTGCTCGAGTCACCGAGCGGCGTGTACGGCGGGCGGCTGGGCGACGCGACCGTCGACGATCCGCGCGACCGGCTGGTGCGCCCACGACTCATCTTCCGCTCC from the Herbiconiux aconitum genome contains:
- a CDS encoding RNA polymerase sigma factor, which translates into the protein MPRSPTELEHTFREEWPRILGSVLRFTGDLQMAEDAVQEAFVRASAQVGLRNPASWITTTAKHVAVDWMRREAGFVRNYGRLAAEAADREAAAAEQVGADPFSVSIDDDRLQLLFMACHPELAEEARLAIALRAVCGVPTEEIAELFLVKPATMAARLTRAKKRIQSSGIRLEQPDAAELAARTDDVLAIVYLLYTAGHTALAGDAISLAVTTRSALSLARSIVRLRPRHLEARGLLALLLLTEARAAGRTDVAGELVTLEDADRSLWNAAFIEEGLDQATIALAGRGRFALQAGISGLHSESPTWEATDWVSIVSLYDALVASWPSPAARLNRVVARSYLPSARPEEALAELDDLVADASGPAFTRQLWAVRADLLRRSAHPDEAVKAYARALDGESNDSIRSFLERRMREVRLRGSDAFGASNV
- a CDS encoding YciI family protein — translated: MTQEYIILIREPEWDSSAATEEDWAAAMQQHGAFMQAVAAAGAQVLGGDALESSDKAVRITPAHDGSPAVYTDGPFTETKEVVSGFYKICVENEAQARELAALVPTGGWVELFPVMDTNGQANAG
- the serA gene encoding phosphoglycerate dehydrogenase, with protein sequence MSKPVVLIAEELSPATVDALGPDFDVRNVDGTDRPALLAALAEANAVLVRSATKVDAEAIAAAPKLQVIARAGVGLDNVDIKAATTAGVMVVNAPTSNIISAAELTVGHILSLARHIPAAHAALAQGQWKRSAYTGVELYEKTVGIIGLGRIGALITARLQAFGVNVIAYDPYVTSARAQQLGVTLVTLDELLEQSDFITIHMPKTPETTGMIADEQLAKMKPTAFIVNVARGGLIDEDALYRALSANVIAGAGLDVFVSEPPKESPLLALPNVIVTPHLGASTDEAQEKAGVSVAKSVRLALSGELVPDAVNVAGGVIDPYVRPGIPLVEKLGQVFSGLADSPLTSIDVVVKGELADYDVAVLKLAALKGVFTNVVSETVSYVNAPLLAEQRGVTVRLITEPVSEEYRNVITLSGALSDGSQISVSGTLTGTKQIEKIVEINGYDVEVPFAKHLIVMLYTDRPGIVAVYGKEFGEASVNIAGMQIARHEAGGQALSVLTVDSPVPDGLLHKLQESIEADLMREIDITEE
- a CDS encoding DoxX family protein, which encodes MDSVTFDVVLTVLRILIAVAFIAMGVNHFVPRSARTMAAMIPPWLRPDGRVTPLTLVYVTGVCEIAGGLGLLFSPTRMIAGVALVVFLACVFPANAYAARHRERFGALAVPFVPRLIGQIVLAALVLLVAFF